The following are encoded together in the Marmota flaviventris isolate mMarFla1 chromosome 18, mMarFla1.hap1, whole genome shotgun sequence genome:
- the Kptn gene encoding KICSTOR complex protein kaptin, whose translation MGEAAVAAGPCPLREDSFTRFSSQSNVYGLAGGAGGRGELLAATLKGKVLGFRYQDLRQKIRPVAKELQFNYIPVDAEIVSIDTFNKSPPKQGLVVGITFIKDSGDKGCPFLNIYCDYEPGSEFNLDSIAQSCLNLELQFTPFQLCHTEVQVGDQLETVFLLSGNDPAIHLYKENEGLHQFEEQPVENLFPELTNLTSSVLWLDVHNLPGTSRRLSALGCQSGYVRVAHVDQRSQEVLHMWTVLQDGPISRVIVFSLTAPEEAPDQPRQEACSVLVVSMLEPAVVYRDLLNRGLEDQLLLPGSDQFDSVLCGLVTDVDLDGQPEVLVATYGQELLCYKYRGPESGLPGATPGFQLLWRRSFSSPLLAMAHVDLTGDGLQELAVVSLKGMHILQHSLIQASELVLSRLRRQVEQRRQRPRGLGDRSGPGPAELLAS comes from the exons ATGGGGGAGGCGGCCGTGGCCGCGGGGCCCTGCCCGCTGCGCGAGGACAGCTTCACGCGTTTCTCGTCGCAGAGCAATGTGTACGGGCTGGCCGGCGGCGCGGGTGGACGCGGGGAGCTCCTCGCGGCCACCCTTAAAGGCAAGGTGCTCGGCTTCCGCTACCAAGACCTCCGACAGAAAATCCGGCCGGTGGCCAAGGAGCTGCAGTTCAACTACATCCCCG TGGATGCAGAGATTGTCTCCATCGACACCTTCAACAAGTCACCCCCGAAGCAGGGCCTGGTTGTGGGGATCACTTTCATCAAG GATTCAGGGGACAAGGGCTGCCCCTTTCTTAACATTTATTGCGACTATGAGCCTGGCTCTGAATTCAACCTTGACTCCATTGCGC AGAGCTGCCTGAACCTGGAGCTCCAGTTCACACCTTTCCAGCTGTGTCACACAGA GGTCCAGGTTGGGGATCAGCTGGAGACTGTGTTTCTCCTGAGCGGGAACGACCCAGCCATCCATCTCTACAAGGAG AATGAAGGGCTGCATCAGTTTGAAGAACAGCCCGTGGAGAACCTCTTCCCAGAGCTCACGAATCTGACCAGTAG TGTCCTCTGGCTTGATGTCCACAACCTCCCCGGCACATCCCGGCGCCTCTCGGCTCTCGGCTGTCAGAGTGGCTATGTCCGTGTCGCCCACGTGGACCAACGGAGTCAAG AGGTGCTGCACATGTGGACAGTCCTGCAGGACGGCCCCATCTCCCGAGTGATCGTGTTCAGCCTCACGGCCCCTGAGG AGGCCCCGGACCAGCCGCGGCAGGAGGCGTGCAGCGTGCTCGTGGTCAGCATGCTGGAGCCGGCAGTGGTGTACCG GGACCTGCTGAACCGGGGCCTTGAAGACCAGCTTCTCCTGCCTGGCAGTGACCAGTTTGACAGCGTCCTCTGTGGCCTGGTCACTGATGTGGATTTAGATGGACAACCAGAAGTCCTGGTGGCCACCTATGGACAG GAGCTGCTCTGCTATAAGTACCGCGGCCCCGAGTCGGGGCTGCCCGGGGCCACCCCTGGCTTCCAGCTGCTGTGGCGGCGGAGCTTCTCGAGCCCCCTGCTGGCCATGGCTCACGTGGACCTGACCGGCGATGGGCTGCAGGAGCTGGCCGTGGTCTCCTTGAAGGGCATGCACATCCTGCAG CACAGTCTCATCCAGGCCTCTGAGCTGGTCCTGTCCCGGCTTCGGCGTCAAGTAGAACAGAGGAGACAGCGGCCACGGGGGCTTGGGGACAGGTCGGGCCCAGGGCCTGCAGAGCTCCTGGCCTCCTGA